A single window of Sphaerodactylus townsendi isolate TG3544 linkage group LG03, MPM_Stown_v2.3, whole genome shotgun sequence DNA harbors:
- the PANK3 gene encoding pantothenate kinase 3 isoform X1: MKIKDAKKPSFPWFGMDIGGTLVKLAYFEPIDITAEEEQEEVESLKSIRRYLTSNVAYGSTGIRDVHLELKDLTLFGRKGNLHFIRFPTHDLPTFIQMGRNKNFSTLHTVLCATGGGAYKFEEDFRTIGNLQLHKLDELDCLVKGLLYIDSVSFNGQAECYYFENASEPERCQKMPFNLDDPYPLLVVNIGSGVSILAVHSKDNYKRVTGTSLGGGTFLGLCSLLTGCESFEEALEMASKGDSTHADKLVRDIYGGDYERFGLPGWAVASSFGNMIYKEKRESVSKEDLARATLVTITNNIGSIARMCAVNEKINRVVFVGNFLRVNTLSMKLLAYALDYWSKGHLKALFLEHEGYFGAVGALLGLPNFS, translated from the exons ATGAAGATCAAAGATGCCAAGAAACCCT CTTTTCCATGGTTTGGTATGGACATTGGGGGAACCCTGGTAAAGCTTGCTTATTTTGAACCTATTGATATTActgcagaagaagagcaggaagaaGTTGAAAGCCTGAAGAGTATTCGTAGATACTTGACCTCAAATGTAGCATATGGGTCCACTGGCATTCGGGATGTCCACCTTGAACTCAAAGACTTGACACTCTTCGGACGGAAAGGCAATTTGCACTTTATCAGATTCCCAACCCATGATTTGCCTACATTCATTCAAATGGGAAGAAATAAAAATTTCTCGACTCTGCATACAGTGCTATGTGCCACTGGTGGTGGTGCCTATAAATTTGAAGAAGATTTTCGCACA ATTGGAAATCTCCAGCTCCACAAACTTGATGAACTTGACTGTCTTGTTAAAGGCTTGTTGTATATAGATTCTGTCAGTTTTAATGGCCAGGCAGAGTGCTACTACTTTGAAAATGCATCAGAACCTGAAAGGTGCCAAAAGATGCCTTTTAATCTGGATGATCCATATCCTTTGCTGGTTGTAAATATTGGTTCAGGAGTCAGTATTTTAGCTGTCCATTCCAAAGACAACTATAAGAGAGTAACTGGAACAAG TCTAGGTGGTGGGACCTTTCTTGGTCTGTGCAGCTTACTGACTGGATGTGAAAGTTTTGAAGAAGCACTAGAAATGGCATCTAAGGGAGATAGCACCCATGCTGATAAACTAGTCCGtgatatttatggaggagattaTGAACGATTTGGTTTGCCCGGGTGGGCTGTGGCCTCTAG ctttgggAATATGATCTACAAGGAAAAACGGGAATCTGTCAGTAAAGAAGATCTGGCTAGAGCTACGTTGGTTACGATCACAAATAACATTGGATCTATAGCACGAATGTGTGCAGTAAACGAG AAAATAAACCGTGTAGTCTTTGTTGGAAACTTTTTGCGTGTGAATACCTTATCTATGAAGCTTCTGGCATATGCCCTGGATTATTGGTCCAAAGGCCACTTGAAGGCTTTGTTCCTAGAACACGAG GGATACTTTGGAGCAGTTGGTGCCCTCCTTGGATTACCAAATTTCAGCTGA
- the PANK3 gene encoding pantothenate kinase 3 isoform X3, with protein sequence MASKGDSTHADKLVRDIYGGDYERFGLPGWAVASSFGNMIYKEKRESVSKEDLARATLVTITNNIGSIARMCAVNEKINRVVFVGNFLRVNTLSMKLLAYALDYWSKGHLKALFLEHEGYFGAVGALLGLPNFS encoded by the exons ATGGCATCTAAGGGAGATAGCACCCATGCTGATAAACTAGTCCGtgatatttatggaggagattaTGAACGATTTGGTTTGCCCGGGTGGGCTGTGGCCTCTAG ctttgggAATATGATCTACAAGGAAAAACGGGAATCTGTCAGTAAAGAAGATCTGGCTAGAGCTACGTTGGTTACGATCACAAATAACATTGGATCTATAGCACGAATGTGTGCAGTAAACGAG AAAATAAACCGTGTAGTCTTTGTTGGAAACTTTTTGCGTGTGAATACCTTATCTATGAAGCTTCTGGCATATGCCCTGGATTATTGGTCCAAAGGCCACTTGAAGGCTTTGTTCCTAGAACACGAG GGATACTTTGGAGCAGTTGGTGCCCTCCTTGGATTACCAAATTTCAGCTGA
- the PANK3 gene encoding pantothenate kinase 3 isoform X2 encodes MPFNLDDPYPLLVVNIGSGVSILAVHSKDNYKRVTGTSLGGGTFLGLCSLLTGCESFEEALEMASKGDSTHADKLVRDIYGGDYERFGLPGWAVASSFGNMIYKEKRESVSKEDLARATLVTITNNIGSIARMCAVNEKINRVVFVGNFLRVNTLSMKLLAYALDYWSKGHLKALFLEHEGYFGAVGALLGLPNFS; translated from the exons ATGCCTTTTAATCTGGATGATCCATATCCTTTGCTGGTTGTAAATATTGGTTCAGGAGTCAGTATTTTAGCTGTCCATTCCAAAGACAACTATAAGAGAGTAACTGGAACAAG TCTAGGTGGTGGGACCTTTCTTGGTCTGTGCAGCTTACTGACTGGATGTGAAAGTTTTGAAGAAGCACTAGAAATGGCATCTAAGGGAGATAGCACCCATGCTGATAAACTAGTCCGtgatatttatggaggagattaTGAACGATTTGGTTTGCCCGGGTGGGCTGTGGCCTCTAG ctttgggAATATGATCTACAAGGAAAAACGGGAATCTGTCAGTAAAGAAGATCTGGCTAGAGCTACGTTGGTTACGATCACAAATAACATTGGATCTATAGCACGAATGTGTGCAGTAAACGAG AAAATAAACCGTGTAGTCTTTGTTGGAAACTTTTTGCGTGTGAATACCTTATCTATGAAGCTTCTGGCATATGCCCTGGATTATTGGTCCAAAGGCCACTTGAAGGCTTTGTTCCTAGAACACGAG GGATACTTTGGAGCAGTTGGTGCCCTCCTTGGATTACCAAATTTCAGCTGA